From the Bombus pascuorum chromosome 7, iyBomPasc1.1, whole genome shotgun sequence genome, one window contains:
- the LOC132908527 gene encoding uncharacterized protein LOC132908527, with the protein MLRTSCKLFYTFKIKKNLWVQRATCSTVMKSNIENNPLHFPKHELKILQLVNTSKLNKLTQFISASYAETLISMRTSNGPYKSLNDVLLKTEIDVDSWNKFCTSVIKYHTKHKWKKFVKHDIYTTTAQMPAKILGINVGPTAITWTLIDCNFNVLVWDSRIWWSNSLEYDIINSVPLLVQQLPLSNSYVMEELKVNKKSHASLIMQYQIANSIGSCIKLLINQRTNNSNSSTDILYILKSLTTARFFNLLIVSEVIATECIIEQILDDTKKDNEWLRDIRVGYELKQKYMQKDAIEREQMGRSLLTTLACLHIIRSCIV; encoded by the exons ATGTTGAGAACAtcatgtaaattattttatacatttaaaataaaaaag AATTTATGGGTTCAACGAGCAACATGTTCTACAGTGATGAAAagtaatatcgaaaataatcCTCTGCACTTTCCAAAACACGaacttaaaattttacaactaGTTAATACAAGTAAACTGAACAAATTAACACA attCATATCGGCATCATATGCTGAAACATTAATATCAATGCGTACCAGCAATGGACCTTATAAATCATTAAATGATGTATTATTAAAGACTGAAATAGATGTTGATAGTTGGAACAAGTTTTGTACTTCAGTCATTAAGTATCACACGAAGCATAAATGGAAGAAGTTCGTAAAACATGATATATACACAACGACAGCACag ATGCCAGCAAAAATATTGGGTATAAATGTAGGACCCACTGCAATAACTTGGACATTAATAGATTGTAATTTTAACGTGTTAGTTTGGGATTCCAGAATTTGGTGGAGTAACTCTTTGGAATATGATATAATCAACTCT GTACCACTTCTTGTCCAACAATTACCACTATCTAATTCTTATGTGATGGAAGAGCttaaagttaataaaaaatcacatGCTTCATTAATAATGCAATATCAGATAGCCAATTCTATTGGAAGCTGTATTAAATTACTAATAAATCAAA GAACAAATAATTCGAATTCATCAACAGATATTCTGtacatattaaaatctttGACGACAGCGcgtttttttaatcttctgaTTGTATCTGAAGTAATTGCTACAGAGTGTATTATCGAACAAATATTAGATGATACCAAGAAAGATAATGAATGGTTGCGGGACATACGCGTAGGCtatgaattaaaacaaaaatatatgcaaaaagATGCAATTGAAAGAGAACAGATGGGCCGGTCTCTATTGACAACTTTAGCTTGTTTACATATTATTAGAAGTTGTATAgtctaa